Proteins co-encoded in one Candidatus Nomurabacteria bacterium genomic window:
- a CDS encoding LytR C-terminal domain-containing protein, whose translation MFVTDTNLTRKIMTSTLNKTSSLLASLLFFCGITFFPFASEAADGSVTLSVSPTLYEMSADPMQVWTSNVRVINPNGFDLDVYARVVNFEAQDETGRASFLPVLDAATTENTLAEWVHLDQDSYTIPAGQTVEIPFQISIPKSAPPGGHFGAIMIGTRPLSNASGQSSVETSQVVTSLIFLRVTGDVVENGSIREFRSSKRLAEKPEMSFELRFENTGNVHVLPQGEIRIFNMWGHERGVIPVNRQTMFGNVLPNSVRKYSFSWSGEWSLADIGRYTAVATLAYGEDGRKFTDAETAFWVLPWKAVGSVLLLICSFFYFLTWAIKLYVRKMLKLAGVTSVMSEQPAEMHQQTKARKQVAEAGNTDTRHILTNGKAKRLSIVAPFEEGMLDLRSRFKNSVTWREYTKQAWFFITAYKTFFIAAVLFAVFVSLAFWFLDSVKEERGFNITIDGIDQNITLSSEQMQYENMRKESPATTQVKMKGTPSITVINRSGVAGLAAEWRLRLEQEGYAVGELRNDLDAAESKTVIVYESSYTDEALVLSELLHGALLSANTNSDAKAEPLIIYIGNDLQNAVE comes from the coding sequence ATGTTCGTGACGGACACGAACCTAACCCGCAAGATCATGACATCGACCTTAAACAAAACTAGTTCACTGCTAGCCTCGCTGCTATTCTTTTGTGGCATCACGTTTTTTCCTTTTGCGTCAGAAGCGGCGGATGGCTCAGTTACCTTAAGTGTGTCTCCAACACTCTATGAGATGAGTGCAGATCCAATGCAGGTCTGGACCAGCAATGTGCGAGTCATAAATCCAAATGGTTTTGATTTAGATGTATATGCACGGGTGGTAAATTTTGAAGCGCAAGATGAAACCGGTCGAGCTAGCTTCTTACCGGTTCTGGACGCGGCAACGACTGAAAACACTCTGGCAGAATGGGTCCATTTAGATCAGGATTCGTACACTATTCCAGCGGGCCAAACGGTTGAGATTCCGTTTCAAATCTCAATTCCAAAAAGTGCTCCACCCGGAGGTCACTTCGGAGCGATAATGATTGGAACTCGACCCCTTAGCAATGCGAGTGGTCAAAGCTCAGTAGAAACGTCACAAGTAGTAACGTCGCTCATTTTTTTGCGAGTTACTGGTGACGTGGTTGAGAATGGCAGCATTCGTGAGTTCCGTAGCAGTAAGCGCCTCGCTGAAAAACCAGAAATGTCTTTTGAACTACGCTTTGAGAATACCGGTAACGTGCACGTATTGCCGCAGGGTGAAATACGCATATTTAATATGTGGGGCCATGAGCGAGGTGTTATACCAGTAAATCGACAAACCATGTTTGGTAATGTGCTTCCAAATAGTGTTCGAAAGTATAGCTTTAGCTGGTCTGGTGAGTGGTCCTTGGCTGACATTGGAAGATACACTGCCGTTGCCACTTTGGCCTACGGTGAAGATGGTCGAAAATTTACTGATGCAGAAACCGCTTTCTGGGTATTGCCTTGGAAAGCTGTTGGCTCTGTGTTGTTGCTTATCTGCAGTTTCTTCTATTTCTTGACCTGGGCAATTAAACTATACGTTAGAAAAATGCTTAAACTAGCAGGAGTCACTTCCGTAATGTCAGAGCAGCCTGCAGAAATGCACCAGCAGACAAAGGCGCGCAAACAGGTCGCAGAAGCTGGCAATACTGATACTCGGCATATTCTAACTAACGGGAAGGCGAAGAGGCTTTCTATCGTCGCACCGTTTGAGGAAGGCATGCTTGACCTTAGAAGTCGTTTCAAAAATTCGGTGACGTGGCGCGAGTACACAAAACAGGCATGGTTTTTTATTACTGCGTACAAAACATTCTTTATTGCTGCTGTGCTGTTTGCTGTCTTTGTTTCACTCGCTTTCTGGTTTTTGGATTCAGTCAAAGAGGAGAGAGGGTTTAATATCACTATCGATGGGATTGATCAAAACATCACACTTTCGTCAGAGCAAATGCAATATGAAAACATGCGTAAGGAGTCGCCTGCAACAACTCAAGTAAAAATGAAAGGTACACCATCAATAACCGTGATCAATCGTAGTGGTGTGGCAGGATTAGCGGCTGAGTGGAGACTGCGACTGGAACAAGAAGGATATGCGGTGGGGGAACTGAGAAATGATCTTGATGCTGCGGAAAGCAAGACGGTCATTGTGTATGAGAGTAGCTATACAGATGAAGCATTAGTCTTGAGTGAACTTCTCCATGGAGCACTGCTTTCAGCAAACACAAACAGTGATGCAAAGGCAGAACCGTTAATTATTTATATCGGCAATGATTTGCAAAATGCGGTAGAATAA
- a CDS encoding TlpA family protein disulfide reductase, translated as MVTKERERAVTLGAMLVVLVIALTYTAYTVLKVKQAERADNPAAHAFSNKEGQTPYTDLQGNAVTLDTYVGDVIVANSWASWSPKSATELPRLVSIADEFREEGIVIIAVNRAEPRSTAERFLRSIGVSGDVKLVLDPDDRYYESIEGYAMPETLIYDRQGQVVFHQHGSISTEVLRANIRRAIEAE; from the coding sequence ATGGTGACCAAAGAACGAGAACGAGCAGTTACGCTTGGAGCGATGTTAGTCGTCCTGGTTATTGCGTTGACATACACTGCCTATACTGTCTTAAAGGTGAAACAGGCGGAAAGAGCAGACAATCCAGCAGCACACGCCTTTAGCAACAAGGAGGGTCAAACTCCATACACAGACCTACAGGGAAATGCTGTGACTCTAGATACGTATGTCGGTGATGTTATTGTTGCCAATTCGTGGGCGAGCTGGAGTCCAAAATCAGCAACAGAGTTGCCACGCCTAGTCTCGATTGCAGATGAATTCAGAGAAGAAGGAATTGTCATCATTGCTGTTAATAGAGCAGAGCCTAGATCCACGGCAGAAAGATTTTTACGATCAATTGGCGTCTCGGGTGACGTAAAGCTTGTTCTGGATCCAGATGATCGATATTACGAATCAATTGAAGGCTATGCTATGCCGGAAACCTTAATATACGACCGACAAGGTCAGGTAGTTTTTCACCAGCATGGCAGCATTTCCACTGAAGTGTTACGTGCAAATATTAGAAGGGCGATTGAAGCTGAGTAG
- a CDS encoding AI-2E family transporter — MVWQIISPFISALALSAVIVTICHPLYLRIKRRLPRQNKTLAAFITTMVVLVVVIIPVVLLSSLVVREIVGFYQDLDTGSLSIQPSIAALETKIHTFAPDFRIDLTEQIKVTAQWLTGNLGAIFKGTVSTIFVFFISLIGSFYFFRDGKEFLEVLIKASPLPDKEDRIIFDRLAVAVRSVATGTVLVAIIQGSLVAIGFALFGIERAILWGSLASVGALMPGVGTTIVTAPAIVYLFFTGDMLSATGLLVWSMLIVGLVDNLIGPYLISRGNNLHPFIVLISVLGGIALFGPIGFIIGPVVVTFFLVLLEIYHQYIIKEQPIETINELEL, encoded by the coding sequence ATGGTGTGGCAAATTATCTCACCTTTTATTTCTGCACTTGCGCTCTCGGCAGTGATTGTCACTATTTGTCATCCACTATATCTCCGCATAAAACGAAGATTGCCTCGCCAGAACAAAACACTTGCTGCCTTTATTACGACTATGGTTGTACTGGTCGTCGTAATCATTCCAGTAGTACTACTTTCGTCATTGGTAGTTAGAGAAATTGTGGGTTTTTATCAAGACTTAGATACTGGCAGTTTATCAATTCAGCCAAGTATTGCAGCGCTTGAGACAAAAATTCATACCTTTGCACCAGATTTTAGAATTGACTTAACCGAGCAGATAAAGGTTACTGCCCAGTGGCTTACAGGCAATCTTGGTGCCATTTTCAAAGGAACGGTATCAACGATATTTGTCTTCTTCATTTCACTGATTGGTTCTTTTTACTTTTTTAGAGATGGTAAGGAATTTTTGGAAGTGCTTATCAAAGCGAGCCCTCTTCCTGACAAAGAAGATCGGATTATTTTTGATAGACTTGCGGTTGCTGTGCGCTCAGTAGCGACAGGAACAGTGCTTGTGGCGATTATTCAAGGGTCGCTTGTGGCAATAGGATTTGCGTTATTCGGCATTGAACGAGCTATTTTATGGGGGTCATTAGCGTCTGTAGGAGCACTTATGCCTGGCGTTGGTACCACAATTGTCACAGCTCCGGCAATTGTGTACCTCTTTTTTACTGGAGACATGTTAAGCGCAACCGGTCTTCTGGTGTGGTCAATGCTTATTGTCGGTTTGGTGGACAACTTAATCGGTCCATATCTTATAAGCCGGGGTAATAATCTACACCCATTCATCGTACTGATTTCAGTACTTGGCGGTATCGCTTTATTTGGACCAATTGGTTTTATTATTGGACCTGTAGTGGTGACCTTCTTCTTGGTCCTGCTTGAGATTTATCATCAATACATCATCAAGGAGCAGCCAATAGAGACAATCAATGAACTCGAGCTATGA
- a CDS encoding CapA family protein, translated as MLFEIVSLQFSFSMTAHSYGITALRAEFALPARVQRALPALFTTAKSSVPDTVMFTGDVLLARNVEYLMNQKGSDYPFRGIDFSQFETNSYLVGNFESAIPNVHLPTEAGQMRFSVNPAHVPAAKQAGFTHFSLANNHTLDYGSSGYQNTWQTLINNEIKPVGDPRGLSQQSVTILDTESQKVALVAVELLQSVPSEAEVRALMQYANSVSDMQILYVHWGDEYILTNNKTQRFFAELFIANGIDLIVGHHPHVVQNVERIDGILVFYSLGNFIFDQYDTSDTQESLVLKLNLGRTATIDLLPVTSENQLSQPELMTPKNHAKFLASLANRSDSSLHSFIEAGRLPLHSLVASSTKMAMIN; from the coding sequence TTGCTATTTGAAATTGTATCACTGCAATTTTCTTTTAGTATGACGGCCCATTCATACGGCATTACAGCTTTACGAGCCGAGTTTGCGCTCCCGGCCAGAGTACAGCGTGCGCTTCCAGCTTTATTTACTACGGCGAAGAGTAGTGTTCCAGACACCGTCATGTTTACAGGAGATGTGCTTCTGGCGAGAAACGTAGAATATCTAATGAACCAGAAAGGCTCAGATTATCCTTTTCGAGGTATTGATTTTTCTCAGTTTGAAACTAACTCGTACTTGGTGGGCAATTTTGAGTCCGCTATACCAAATGTTCACCTGCCGACCGAAGCTGGGCAAATGCGTTTTTCAGTAAACCCAGCACATGTACCTGCTGCTAAGCAAGCTGGCTTTACTCACTTTTCTTTAGCTAATAATCACACTCTCGACTACGGCTCGTCTGGATATCAAAACACTTGGCAAACTTTAATTAATAATGAAATAAAGCCGGTAGGGGATCCGCGTGGCTTATCGCAACAGTCTGTGACTATTTTGGATACTGAATCACAAAAAGTGGCCCTTGTAGCCGTGGAATTGCTTCAGAGCGTACCGTCAGAGGCAGAAGTGCGCGCGTTAATGCAGTATGCAAACAGTGTTTCTGATATGCAGATTTTGTACGTTCATTGGGGCGATGAGTACATCTTGACAAACAATAAAACACAACGTTTTTTTGCTGAGCTGTTTATTGCAAACGGGATTGATTTGATTGTCGGACATCACCCTCATGTGGTGCAAAATGTTGAAAGAATTGATGGAATTCTTGTGTTCTATTCATTAGGAAATTTTATTTTTGACCAATACGACACAAGCGACACACAAGAAAGCCTCGTGCTTAAACTAAACCTAGGCAGAACAGCAACCATTGATTTACTGCCTGTTACTAGCGAAAACCAGTTATCGCAACCAGAGCTTATGACACCAAAAAATCATGCAAAATTCCTTGCCTCACTTGCAAATCGGAGTGATTCGAGTCTTCACTCATTTATTGAGGCGGGCAGGTTGCCATTGCATAGTCTGGTTGCAAGTTCAACAAAAATGGCTATGATAAACTAA
- a CDS encoding FKBP-type peptidyl-prolyl cis-trans isomerase: MVIDDIKFGTGEEVKEGDVVAVHYVGTLQNGQEFDNSRKRGEPFEFKVGGGMVIEGWDKGLLGMKVGGQRVLVIPPEMAYGDQGIGPIPGGSTLVFSIELMDIK; encoded by the coding sequence ATGGTAATTGATGACATTAAATTTGGCACAGGGGAAGAAGTAAAAGAAGGTGATGTTGTGGCGGTGCACTATGTTGGCACACTACAAAATGGTCAGGAGTTTGATAATTCCCGAAAGCGCGGTGAACCATTTGAGTTCAAAGTAGGTGGAGGGATGGTTATTGAGGGTTGGGACAAGGGATTACTCGGCATGAAAGTTGGTGGTCAGCGAGTGCTGGTTATTCCACCAGAGATGGCCTATGGCGATCAAGGCATTGGCCCTATCCCGGGAGGATCTACACTGGTGTTCTCTATCGAGCTGATGGACATCAAGTAA
- the tgt gene encoding tRNA guanosine(34) transglycosylase Tgt yields MSDRPVTFEIEKRIPGTLGRAGVIHTPHGDIQTPAFVVVGTKGTVKSLKPEDLRDYVGNQVTLANTYHLFLQPGDDIVKEGGGLNKFANWETPTMTDSGGFQVFSLGAAFGKGVTKFAKGEAQETVEKAGLNVYSKKFAEEHGKLCVIDEEGVTFTSHLDGSMHRFTAERSIDIQHNIGADIIVAFDECTSPTADKEYQREAMERTHRWAKRSIMAHKQNYEALKKQGLYGVVQGGRFLDLREESARVLAAMDFDGFGIGGSFTKEDLGDALRVVNEILPEDKPRHLLGIGEPEDITEGVKLGCDTFDCVAPTRIARTGTIYERTSEGHKRTNLLNSKYKRDFGKPDESCDCYVCQHYTKAYLAHLFRSQEMLGAHLASLHNLYYIVNFTKRLREQILTL; encoded by the coding sequence ATGAGCGACAGACCAGTAACATTTGAAATTGAAAAACGGATTCCCGGCACCTTAGGGAGAGCTGGTGTGATTCATACTCCACATGGCGACATACAGACGCCGGCGTTTGTCGTCGTGGGTACAAAAGGTACCGTAAAAAGCCTCAAACCAGAAGATTTGCGTGACTATGTTGGCAACCAAGTAACGCTAGCAAATACCTATCATCTTTTCTTGCAGCCAGGCGACGATATTGTTAAAGAGGGTGGGGGACTAAACAAATTTGCCAACTGGGAAACGCCAACCATGACCGACAGTGGTGGCTTTCAGGTATTTTCACTTGGTGCCGCGTTTGGTAAAGGGGTGACCAAGTTTGCTAAAGGAGAAGCGCAAGAAACAGTTGAAAAGGCTGGACTCAATGTCTACTCAAAGAAATTTGCCGAAGAACACGGAAAACTCTGTGTGATTGACGAGGAGGGAGTGACCTTCACTTCGCATCTCGATGGCTCTATGCACCGCTTTACGGCTGAACGCTCAATTGATATTCAGCACAACATCGGCGCAGATATCATTGTGGCCTTTGACGAATGCACGAGTCCGACTGCCGATAAAGAATACCAGCGTGAAGCTATGGAGCGCACACACCGCTGGGCGAAGCGCAGTATAATGGCGCATAAACAGAACTACGAAGCGTTAAAAAAGCAAGGCTTGTATGGTGTGGTGCAGGGCGGACGTTTTCTTGATTTGCGCGAAGAAAGCGCCAGAGTCTTGGCGGCAATGGATTTTGACGGCTTTGGCATTGGCGGCTCATTCACTAAAGAAGACCTAGGCGATGCGCTTCGCGTAGTTAATGAAATTTTGCCAGAAGATAAGCCGCGGCACCTGCTTGGTATTGGTGAGCCAGAAGATATCACCGAGGGGGTAAAGCTTGGTTGCGATACGTTTGACTGTGTAGCGCCAACCCGTATTGCACGCACCGGCACTATCTACGAGCGCACTAGTGAAGGTCATAAGCGCACCAATCTCCTTAATAGCAAGTACAAACGTGATTTCGGTAAGCCAGATGAATCGTGTGACTGCTATGTGTGCCAGCACTACACCAAGGCCTACCTGGCACACCTCTTTAGGAGCCAGGAAATGCTTGGTGCCCATCTTGCCTCACTGCACAATCTTTACTACATCGTCAATTTCACCAAGCGTTTACGCGAGCAGATTCTTACCCTCTAG